The following coding sequences lie in one Cucurbita pepo subsp. pepo cultivar mu-cu-16 chromosome LG13, ASM280686v2, whole genome shotgun sequence genomic window:
- the LOC111809274 gene encoding homeobox-leucine zipper protein ATHB-20-like: MASPHHSHSFLFQSRSADHHEYLPSASFNAIPSCPPHLYFHDGVVPVMMKRSMSFSGIENGCEEVNGDEGLSDDGLALGEKKKRLNLEQVKALEKSFELGNKLEPERKIQLAKALGLQPRQVAIWFQNRRARWKTKQLERDYEVLKKHFESLKADNDVLQAQNTKLHAELLALKTKDSGEVAGGGATMNLKKENERCWSSDNSCDINLDISKTQAAINGEEGGRACCEPGIKDLFPSAAFRSGAITQLIQRGSSRSTVDHPQVIQEESFSQMFNGIEEQQQSAAAAAAAGFWPWGSDQNSHFN, from the exons ATGGCTTCCCCTCACCATTCCCATAGCTTCCTCTTCCAATCCCGCTCCGCCGATCACCACGAATACCTTCCCTCCGCTTCCTTCAACGCCATCCCCTCCTGCCCTCCTCACCTCTACTTCCACG ATGGGGTCGTCCCGGTGATGATGAAGAGATCGATGTCGTTTTCAGGCATCGAAAATGGATGCGAGGAAGTGAACGGCGACGAGGGGCTATCGGACGATGGATTGGCGttgggagagaagaagaagcgcCTCAATTTAGAGCAAGTGAAGGCTTTGGAGAAGAGCTTTGAGCTGGGGAATAAGCTTGAGCCTGAGAGAAAGATTCAACTGGCCAAAGCCTTGGGGTTGCAGCCTAGACAGGTTGCTATTTGGTTCCAGAACAGAAGAGCCAGATGGAAGACCAAGCAACTGGAAAGAGATTATGAGGTCTTGAAGAAACACTTTGAATCTCTTAAGGCTGACAATGATGTCCTCCAAGCTCAAAACACCAAACTCCATGcagag TTATTAGCGTTAAAAACCAAGGACTCGGGCGAGGTGGCAGGCGGCGGGGCCACCATGAAcctaaagaaagaaaacgaacGGTGTTGGAGCAGCGACAACAGTTGTGACATCAACCTGGACATCTCAAAGACACAAGCAGCAATAAACGGCGAGGAAGGTGGAAGAGCATGTTGTGAGCCAGGAATCAAAGACCTATTCCCATCGGCGGCGTTCCGATCGGGTGCCATAACGCAGCTGATTCAACGCGGGTCATCCAGGTCAACGGTTGACCATCCTCAAGtgattcaagaagaaagcTTCTCTCAAATGTTCAATGGtattgaagaacaacaacaaagtgCAGCAGCGGCAGCAGCAGCTGGGTTTTGGCCATGGGGTTCGGATCAAAATTCCCATTTTAATTAA
- the LOC111809099 gene encoding uncharacterized protein At3g28850-like yields the protein MGCATSKQKRCPHCRNSMTQRSNSLHAHQSLPPRQPDSHHVVAFSSSTLGSLKLENIHFDNKIYTAVDVDEPLYPQNNAMKNEASMGLIEAKTWSNMINDKIPKIAPKTPIMTPPGEPETINVWEVMEGLDDNSPFRPTCRPRSFSFDVSSNPICVSLEQGNSNLKEINDTFTSYKPFWLQETDLDPDMISSFRKSLEELPQEEEEEEEDPFHLRPPEDESSGKHKVVVYFTSLRGIRKTYEDCCDVRMILRSMGARVDERDVSMDSGFKQELKELLGEGFNGGRLPRVFVGETYIGGAEEIRRLHEDGELEKVLEGCEKVEEGGGGVGGESGVSGGGGGCCEGCGEVRFVPCERCSGSCKIYYEEGEEEEEEEGGFQRCPDCNENGLIRCPICCS from the exons atGGGTTGTGCTACCTCTAAGCAGAAGCGATGCCCCCACTGCCGGAACTCAATGACTCAAAGAAGCAACTCTCTTCATGCCCACCAATCTCTACCGCCGCGCCAACCCGACAGCCACCACGTCGTTGCCTTTTCCTCTTCAACTCTCGGTTCTCTCAAGCTCGAAAACATTCACTTCGACAACAAAATCTACACCGCCGTTGATGTTGATGAGCCTCTCTACCCCCAAAACAACGCAATGAAGAATGAGGCTTCCATGGGGCTAATTGAGGCCAAAACTTGGTCCAATATGATCAATGACAAAATTCCCAAAATTGCCCCTAAAACTCCGATCATGACGCCGCCCGGCGAGCCGGAGACCATTAATGTTTGGGAAGTCATGGAAGGCCTCGATGACAATAGTCCCTTCCGTCCGACATGTCGACCTCGAAGCTTCTCCTTCGATGTCAGTTCAAATCCGATATGTGTTTCCTTAGAACAGGggaattcaaatttgaaggaaattaACGATACCTTCACTTCCTATAAACCATTCTGGCTTCAAGAAACGG ATTTGGACCCTGATATGATATCTTCGTTTAGGAAATCCTTAGAGGAGCTTCCgcaggaggaggaggaggaggaggaggaccCATTTCATCTCCGGCCACCGGAGGACGAATCATCGGGTAAACACAAAGTTGTGGTGTACTTCACgagcctgagagggattcgaaAGACATACGAGGACTGTTGTGACGTGAGGATGATCTTGAGATCCATGGGAGCTCGAGTGGACGAACGGGACGTGTCGATGGATTCAGGGTTCAAACAGGAGCTAAAGGAGCTACTCGGGGAAGGGTTCAACGGCGGCAGATTGCCGAGAGTGTTCGTGGGAGAAACGTACATTGGTGGGGCAGAGGAAATTAGGAGGCTGCACGAAGATGGGGAGCTGGAGAAGGTACTGGAAGGGTGCGAGAAAGTGGAGGAGGGCGGCGGCGGGGTAGGTGGAGAGAGTGGCGTCAGTGGAGGCGGTGGTGGGTGTTGTGAGGGTTGTGGGGAAGTGAGGTTTGTGCCATGTGAGAGGTGTTCTGGAAGCTGCAAAATTTACTACGAAGAAGgtgaagaggaggaagaagaagagggcgGATTCCAGCGGTGTCCTGATTGTAACGAAAATGGGTTAATTCGTTGTCCCATTTGTTGTTCTTAG